One region of Acidovorax sp. T1 genomic DNA includes:
- a CDS encoding quinone-dependent dihydroorotate dehydrogenase, translating to MSLIPYALTRPFLFGMDAEAAHELTMGMLARGQHTPMQWAWCNETVDDPIELAGLTFPNRVGLAAGLDKNARCIDALGAMGFGFVEVGTVTPKGQPGNPKPRMFRLPEARALINRLGFNNDGLDAFIHNVQQARFRTQKRKHPMLLGLNIGKNASTPIENATSDYLTCLEGVYPHADYVTVNISSPNTQNLRALQSDAALDALLGAIAERRETLAAQHPQKDGKGTTKARRVPIFVKIAPDLDEAQVSVIAATLQRHGMDGVIATNTTISREAVKGMPHANELGGLSGAPVLEASNQVIRQLRAALGSRFPIIGVGGILSAEDALGKIRAGADVVQIYTGLIYEGPALVAKAARAIKAMG from the coding sequence ATGTCATTGATCCCCTACGCCCTCACCCGCCCCTTTCTTTTTGGCATGGACGCTGAAGCCGCCCACGAACTCACCATGGGCATGCTTGCGCGGGGCCAGCACACCCCCATGCAGTGGGCCTGGTGCAACGAAACCGTAGACGACCCCATCGAGCTGGCCGGGCTGACCTTTCCTAATCGCGTGGGCCTGGCCGCAGGCCTGGACAAAAACGCCCGCTGCATCGACGCCCTGGGCGCCATGGGCTTCGGGTTTGTGGAAGTGGGCACGGTCACGCCCAAGGGACAGCCGGGCAACCCCAAGCCCCGTATGTTCCGCCTGCCCGAGGCGCGGGCCCTGATCAACCGGCTGGGCTTCAACAACGATGGCCTGGATGCGTTCATTCACAACGTGCAGCAGGCCCGCTTTCGCACGCAGAAACGCAAACACCCCATGTTGCTCGGCCTGAACATCGGCAAGAACGCCAGCACGCCGATTGAAAACGCCACCAGCGATTACCTCACCTGCCTGGAAGGGGTGTACCCGCACGCTGATTACGTCACGGTCAATATCAGTTCGCCGAACACGCAGAACCTGCGCGCACTGCAAAGCGACGCAGCACTCGATGCCCTGCTGGGCGCCATTGCCGAACGCCGAGAAACACTGGCCGCGCAACACCCCCAGAAGGACGGCAAAGGCACCACCAAGGCGCGCCGCGTGCCCATCTTCGTCAAGATTGCCCCGGACCTTGACGAGGCGCAGGTGTCGGTGATCGCCGCCACGCTGCAACGCCATGGCATGGATGGCGTGATTGCCACCAACACCACCATCAGCCGGGAAGCCGTCAAGGGAATGCCCCATGCCAATGAACTGGGAGGGCTCAGCGGCGCACCCGTGCTGGAGGCCAGCAACCAGGTGATCCGCCAACTGCGCGCCGCGCTGGGAAGCCGTTTTCCCATCATCGGCGTGGGCGGCATCCTGAGCGCCGAAGACGCCCTGGGCAAAATCCGCGCAGGGGCGGACGTGGTGCAGATTTACACCGGCCTGATTTATGAAGGCCCCGCACTCGTTGCAAAGGCAGC